The DNA window GAAATAGGCAGTGAGACCAGATGCATCTTACCAGCCAACCGAAGGGCAGACATCCGCTGAAACTCGGGCTCCTGGAGCCACTTCCACATCCTCCTGAACGTCTCCCTGCCAGACTTGAGTTTACTCCACGGCTTGGGGTTCCGCAGAAGATCCGAGAGGGTTCCCTGGGACCGACATAGGATCCTCTGGGCGAAAATCGCCTGGGGGATGGAGTAGCGCTTCAGCTCCGCTGTTATCCGCTGAGCCACCTCCTTAGTGTTGATCTCCTCCGCCTGCCCACCTGACCCTCCTCCCTGGCCGGCCCCAGCGCCGTGCCTCTCCCGCTCCGCCAGCATCGCTGCCCCATTGGCCTGGGAGTGGAGGTGGCTGTGCGTATGGTGCATCCCATTGAGGTTGGAGATCATGCCGTGCCCATGGCCACCTAAACTCCTGGCAATGTGCTCCTCGCTCCGAGACAGCATCGCGGCGTGGGACTCGAAGCCTGTCACGGGGGAGAGCATCTTGGCATCATTGGAGAGGTGAGCACTTGGACCGTAGGCTGAGAGCGTCTGCTGGGAGTTGTGCAAAGAGCCGAGGCCGTTGGACAGCGGGGAGAGGGACCCATGGCCCATGCCGGACATATCTTTGGGGTAGTGGCAGTATAGGTTGCCCATAGACGCCAGCCCCCGGTGGTCATCCCTCATCAACGTGAAGCTCCCGCTGACATTCCCCGCGGAGAGTCGCTGTTGGGCGGCTGCGTGGTGGTGggggtgtgggtggtggaacttgTCGGAGACGGTGGATATTGGAGGTAGGTGCTGGAGAGGTGTCAGGGTGGTGTAGGTGTTGCTCAGGCTCATCCCGGACTCGCACATGCTCATGGCCGGGTGAAGGTGGCCAGAGAGCGACGAGGGGTCTGTCCGGTAGTCCCCGGTACCATCCAGTATCGAGGCCATGCTGGACACCATCGCCGACCGGCCGTGCGCGTGAGAAACTAGGTTCCGGTGAGAAGGGGCGGAGGACTGCCGAGCGTGTGAGGAGCTCATCAGGTCCCCCGCCTGTGAGTGCGAGACGCCGTGAAGGTTGCCAAGGTTTTCCATTGTGACTTCCATCGCTGAAAGAATATATCTTTCCCGatcccacctccctcccctccctctctctctcctttcactcacacacacacacacacaaacagaaagagGCGCGcgctcactctcctccctctcgctTTCCTGGAGCGATAATATTACCAAACGAGTTTTTCTCCAGTCAATCCAACATCTTTTTTGTAAATAATTTATCTTGATCCAAAGTGGTTAAATACCGAGTATAGTCCTCGTCCACGTTACATGTGTTGGTGTCCTGTGTTAGGCGCTCGTAGGCTATATCTCATCCCTTGTCCAACAGCGCTTCCACTGAAAACTGGCTGAGCCGCttgtcagtgtgtatgtgagcGCGCCCCCTGTGTATTTAGAACTGTGTCGGTTACGCGCATGATAGTCGTGTGGAATTCACAGACAGACCACACTGTAGTGGCGTGTGAGGAGTATATAAGGACTTCAAGgcatgcacctgtgtgtgtgtgtgtgtgtgtgtgtgtgtgtgtgtgtgtgtgtgtgtgtgtgtgtgtgtgtgtgtgtgtgtgtgtgtgtgtgtgtgtgtgtgtgagagagagagagagatttaaatgTAAAGGTAACAATATATCTATCTGAGTAATTCATTGCAGTATAtgcacaattacattttattcccTCGGCACACAAGTGCCCCTTCTAAATAAACTTTGTTTCCCACGGAGTGAATGGTTTGGCATTTATGCGCTTAGCGATAAACCTGATCAATGTATTGATTGACAGAGATTAACGACGTGGCCTGGCCCTGttatagaggggtggagggagggagaggtcacAAAGTAAGGCTCCTAACGCCGTCCACGGCGATGGTAAGGAAAAAGAGAGGAAGGTCTTCTGTTCTGAATCGTTTCCCTCTAATCTCCAGCCAGCATTCTGAGGTTCACTCGGCTGGTACGTAGAGCTATTTGTTCGTCACAAAACACAGCATGGACACGTGAACGTAGACTTAATAAACAAGTTGGTTCTTCTATATCAAATGCTCTTTTATAGTTCTGATCTCGCGCAAAAAGCACGTTTATATTGTTTCCGGATATTTATTTAACGTGTGACCGTAAGATTCCATCCTACTAACCTTCTTTAATTTATCAGGACAGACTGGAAAATAACCCAATttatataataatacaaataagaATCATAATACTTGTTTATAGCATATGCGAATGCAACATAACAATTGCTTTATAATTGCTTGTATTTGGGAACTTCATTTTAACAGTCCGGTTTCAGATGGTATTTTCATAATTTACAAAGGCATACTTTCTGGTTACTTATTTCAGAGAATTCAGCACAGTCGTTTCTCCATTAAATCAGAAATAAACAAAATTGTTTTTATTCGGTAAATATTATGTCATTTCCATTTGATCATAGAGTATAAGGAGATACCAGGCAATAGGCCATACATTGAAGCGTATAGGCCTTATCCTGAATAAAGAGGGTAGAGGTAGAAGTTTCACTGGTCACACTGTTGCGGCTTCTAAAAAGCATGCAGTGTGTGAACGTGTCTCCCGGGTTAGCCTACTCTCCCTCCATCGATGACCCACTGCTATCGGAAATAAATGCCCGTTGGATAGCCAGAGAATCGGTTACCTCGGCATGCACAGCGCTTCTTCACTCTGGGTATTGGCTCTGAGGCGCTATagggtactgtatgtgtaggtgtgtgtggcgCTATAgggtactgcgtgtgtgtgtgtgtgtgcgcgcccttTGCGGAAGTTGAAATTCAGCTTTAGACCATGGACCTGTAGCTATATGACCCAGCTCGTTTGCACTTTCTTCACTTTTGGGAAAGTTGTTTTCTGGCCCTGTTTTATGTGCTAGTTCATTGATGTACTGAGAGGCTATCGAATCTTGATGTTTCTTTCCTGTCCACAATACAGCACTGAGATACGGAAACATGTCCCACCCACTCTTTATTTTGATGTTCACAGTATtgcaacattttttacattttgaataATTACGGTAAAAGGTGATGTGTGATTTAAAGTGTGGCAGATGGACACTGAACCAAATACAGATGGGCCTATCAGTTCCAATGGActttacttattttgtacgtaTTTAATTTTTTGGTTGTGGCAAGAACTACGTATGCCCTAGTAGACAAAATGCATATGACTACGGCACAAATGCTGTAAATAACTTTTTTTGTGTGCAGAATTTAGAGAAATGATACGCAAATAAGGATGCAACTATGTACGATTGTCTATTTGACAATACAGGAATTGAGTTTAATAATCCTGTTCATGAATTAGATCACTTTTGATTGCACGATGGCTGCACACTTGTCTCTCATGTAACCATGGCCCTTCTTCTGAAAATATATTGAATCTTTCATTTAGATGGGATAAAATGAAGTTCAAATTGAACAGTAAATCTCAAAGGAATTTGTTATAAACACTTGATATATACAATTGAACAGAACACACATTTTGATATCAACAAGTGGTAGCCGTTGAACGAAGATTTCCGGAGATCAAGACATCATATTTTCCAGCTGTGAGTTTTACGGGTCTGGCTGGTAAGATGGAACTAACCCATGTAATGTTATGTCAGGAAAACCCTTGTGTGTGGAAAATAGATAGAAAAAGTCAGCCAGAAGTTTGAGCATCTGTGTTATCTAGGCAATGCATGAATGTTTGGGCcttaaaatatatttgaattcCTTTTGATGAATATTATGACAGGCCTCCTTATTTATAAAGTTTTTTCAGCTTTAGTAGAAAATATTTAGTTTAGAATTTATTTAGGCTAATGTATATTTTTATAAGTCTTCTAGCGAATAATACAGTGCTTTTAGAAACCACGAGAGTCAACCTGTTGTTttgaaaggtaaaaaaaaaaagtgtattctATTTATAATGTTATCCATATTAAATCGTATTAAACATCATTTGGAATCATTATTAGTTTTGTAATTATAATACTCATAAATAAAACTGAATAACCGTTATTTTTTTAACCACACAAATCTTCCTCCTTATGGATAGTACTGGtacttaattatttttttaaaaattaCATTGATTTACTCATTCGATTTATTGACCAAATTCATACACTTCTTTCTCAATGTTCTGCATGGttatttactttaaaaaaaacagtaAGTAAGCATAATCTCTCGTCTATGAAATTCATTTTGTGTTCATAGTTTATTTGTATTGTTCATAGTCTATTTCCCGGAAACGGGAAAATACATTTGTCTGTAGGTGTGTAGGAGGACTAGGTTGGTTGCTCGATTTATTTTGATAGGCCTACATCCGTATGATATCGAGATATTGCCTCTCACACATTATATTTAGGCCTATAGTTATAACACAATAAATTAGCAATAATTGCGCTCTAGGTCTCCGTGGTGTCTGAAGTATAAAAAACGGACTTCCACATGTTTACGCTACGGTTTCTGCTTTTCGTCATAACAGGGGGATTGCTATTGGAGTGCAACGACTGACGGACTGTGGGCAGAATACTGAACAGCGTGGCCTACGTCCTATCGATGCGATCGGTAATCAATATCCAGTGAATAGAAATCCAAAGGTTGTTAAATGGATCTGTTTTAGGTAAACAACTCATTTGAAGTTGATTCATTTGAAGTTGCTAGATTCGTTGAAGAATATGTTTAGGTTGTCTACCTAAAACAATGCAGTGTTATTTGCTGTAGGCTAAGTTTGGCTGTGTGACAATATCATTGTCAAATTAATTTTGAGTTGGTTATTACAAAATGCTGATTtcatgaaacagcctataggttTATTGTTGCTTTTTATGTAACCCATAGGCTAATTGTTGGTCAAACTTTAATATAAATATTTAGGCCTAGGCTACACTTTTAATTATTGTGACATTGGATAGGTGCAGTGTTCATTATTCGTTGAGATATGTGTGTGGATGTGAGAAGGGGCCTGTACCGTTCATATAGTTAACGAAAAACcgatttatttggggggggggggttctccaaATAACCAACTCGACAAAGGTAAAATGTTTTTATCGAATTATTTGTTCAAACGGCTTTGAATTAGATAGTTCCATGGCCTCGTCTCCAATAGCCTTCGATAATAAGATCACCGTTAGAAGCTTCTTACGATGTACAGTATCTTTAGTACAGTAGTCAAGGTGCTTCCCAGAGCCGTTGTTAGTAATATGGCTCTTAATAGCCTTCGTACATCTACGAGTGACCCAGAGCACTTGTAGAGGAGCCAAAGTGCATAGTTAGAAATTATTTTCCATTCCGCCTCACTTTATTTACAGAAGATATCTGCTAAACATAGCTTCGAGATGTCTGATTGTGGTCTGATCTGTCTGATTGTGACTGCCGATACCTTCGGAGCGAAGTTGCAAACATatttgcaattgttacaaacaagtgAAGGTTAAAATTATGTTTAAAATGAAAACCCAGATGACTGAATTACAATATACATAGGTTACATGGGCCTATATAGGCTATTTCAATCATATTTCAATCTATTTTATGTTCAATCAACTGAGTTCTATTTTACAACTAGGCTACTGTCTGTCATTTTTGCCTCAATGTGTTTCATGATGTGTGACAAATGAATCtgtgatttagtgcattattattGGGTAAGCATATTAAGCTCCCTCAATAGCCTATTTGTAGCCATAGGTCTTAATATCTCTCTAGGATCTGATCTGTCATCAGTATGTGGAACAATTATAATGTTAAGGTCaaatttgaatggagaaagctgatccgagagAACGCTGCTTTTCTTGTGATGCCACCAGTATTGATACATGGTCTAACATGTACTTAGCTAACATTCTCTCCAGGGGCATAGGCATGGATTGGCATGGGTGGGAGCAGGTTcacccactagggagccaggcccaccaaTCAGATTGAGCAAAACATTTGAATAATTATGCTCTACTTTTCGGTGCTCTAAACGGGACATTATTTGTCTTTTTACCTAAGCACAgtacttgacttgggcaggagctcaccggaattgagtaccggcacctcacaCTTTCTTCTGCTTGAGATCCTGCACCTCCTATAGATTATTATCTCAAAAGTATTGAAGAGTTCCTGCACCGAAATATAAAAGGTACCGGTACCAAAcatgagtaccggcacctatttcagtctaAGTCAAGCACTGGCCTAAACATACACCATCAGATAGAATTCGTAGCAAGCAGTAGGGAGGCGGTGAAAAAATGAACGGGATATACACTCagttggccagtttattaggtatcgggtcagacccccctttgcctccagaacagcctgaattattcagtGTACGGAAACGTTGCTCatttggtatcaagggaccttaCGTGTGCCATGAAAACATTCCCcgcaccattacaccaccaccaccatcctgtACTGTTGaaaccaggcaggatgggtccatggactcatgctgcgacaaatcctgactctgccatcagcatgacgcaacaggaacctggattcatcagaccaggtgatgtttttcccactcctcagttgtccagtgttggtgatcgcgtgcccactggagccacttcttcttgtttttagctgataggagtgcaACCCAGGgtggtcatctgctgcaatagcctATCCGTGACAAGAACCAACGAGTTGTGCTTTCcgagatgccattctgcacaccactgttgtattgCACTGCTATATGCCTGTTTGTGGccagcctgttagcttgcacgattcttgccattctccttcgacctctcatcaacgagctgtttttacccacaggactgccgctgactggatgttttgtttgtcacaccattctcggtaaaccctagacactgttgtgtgtgtgaaaagcccaggaggacggacgtttctgagatactggaaccggcgcgATTGGCAatgacgatcataccacgctcagagtggcttaggtcacttgtttttgCCCGTTCTaatgttcaatcaaacagtaactgaatgcctgtctgcctgctttatatagcaagccacggccatgtgactcactgtctgtaggagcaaaccattttAGTGTTTTAATTAACTGGCCAATAAGTGTATATTGACAACAATaatgataataacaataataatacattttatttggcaGATGCCTTtcaggacactcaaggacatcttACATAAAATCTAGTGCTGTACATAAAATCAATTTCATTTACACCTATGTAATGAATTTCAAATCAAagaacattttattggtcacatacacatggttagcagatgttaatgcgagtgtagcaaaatgcttctgcttctagttccgacagtgcagtaatatctaacaaataatctaacaaattcacaacaactacctgatacatacaaatgtaaagggatgaataagaatatgtacatataaatatatggatgagcgatggccgtgcggcataggcaagatgcagtagatggtatagaacggtatatacatatgagatgagtaatgtaggatatgtagacattattaaagtggcgttatttaaagtgactaactttattaaatcaatttattacatttattaaagtggccagagatttgagtctgtatgttgacagcagcgactctatgttagtgatggctgcttaacagtctgatggccttgagata is part of the Salmo trutta chromosome 31, fSalTru1.1, whole genome shotgun sequence genome and encodes:
- the LOC115169164 gene encoding one cut domain family member 2-like, which codes for MEVTMENLGNLHGVSHSQAGDLMSSSHARQSSAPSHRNLVSHAHGRSAMVSSMASILDGTGDYRTDPSSLSGHLHPAMSMCESGMSLSNTYTTLTPLQHLPPISTVSDKFHHPHPHHHAAAQQRLSAGNVSGSFTLMRDDHRGLASMGNLYCHYPKDMSGMGHGSLSPLSNGLGSLHNSQQTLSAYGPSAHLSNDAKMLSPVTGFESHAAMLSRSEEHIARSLGGHGHGMISNLNGMHHTHSHLHSQANGAAMLAERERHGAGAGQGGGSGGQAEEINTKEVAQRITAELKRYSIPQAIFAQRILCRSQGTLSDLLRNPKPWSKLKSGRETFRRMWKWLQEPEFQRMSALRLAACKRKEQDQGRERNLVPKKQRLVFTDLQRRTLAAIFRENRRPSKEMQITISQQLGLELSTVSNFFMNARRRCHDRWGSTGGAEGNEHGGVHGNVHGHGHMHAHGNNAGSSTAQPGTSSATTFSKE